The proteins below come from a single Oerskovia jenensis genomic window:
- a CDS encoding Gfo/Idh/MocA family protein, giving the protein MAENGHPTLGIGMVGYSFMGAAHSQGWRTAPRFFDLPLAPEMRVLAGRDATAVTAAAHKLGWRDVETDWRKLVARDDVDLVDICTPGDTHAEIAIAALEAGKHVLCEKPLANTVAEAELMVAAAEAAAERGVLSTVGFTYRRVPAVQLARQLVVDGRIGTIRHVRAQYLQDWIADESVPLSWRLDKTKAGSGALGDIGAHIIDLAQFITGESITGVSGILETFVDERPVATGFSGLSGTAGTEKGPVTVDDAAVFLARLTGGGLGVFEATRFAYGRKNAIRLEVNGSRGSVAFDFEDMNVLHFFDASDDPQVAGFRRIVVTEPQHAYIASWWPAGHGLGYEHAFTHQAVDLVRDVAAGTQPTPSFADGLAVQRILHAVERSAASDSDWQQV; this is encoded by the coding sequence ATGGCAGAAAACGGTCACCCGACCCTCGGGATCGGCATGGTCGGGTACTCGTTCATGGGGGCTGCCCACTCGCAGGGATGGCGCACCGCACCGCGGTTCTTCGACCTGCCGCTCGCGCCCGAGATGCGCGTGCTGGCGGGCCGCGACGCCACCGCGGTCACGGCGGCAGCGCACAAGCTCGGCTGGCGCGACGTCGAGACGGACTGGCGCAAGCTCGTGGCGCGCGACGACGTCGACCTGGTCGACATCTGCACCCCCGGCGACACGCACGCCGAGATCGCGATCGCGGCGCTCGAGGCGGGCAAGCACGTGCTGTGCGAGAAGCCGCTGGCCAACACGGTCGCCGAGGCCGAGCTCATGGTCGCCGCGGCCGAGGCCGCGGCCGAGCGCGGCGTGCTCTCCACGGTGGGCTTCACCTACCGTCGGGTCCCCGCGGTCCAGCTCGCGCGACAGCTCGTCGTCGACGGCCGGATCGGCACGATCCGCCACGTGCGCGCCCAGTACCTCCAGGACTGGATCGCCGACGAGAGCGTCCCGCTCTCGTGGCGCCTCGACAAGACCAAGGCGGGGTCCGGGGCGCTCGGCGACATCGGGGCCCACATCATCGACCTCGCGCAGTTCATCACGGGCGAGTCGATCACCGGGGTCTCGGGCATCCTCGAGACGTTCGTGGACGAGCGACCGGTCGCGACCGGGTTCTCGGGCCTGTCCGGGACCGCCGGCACCGAGAAGGGCCCCGTCACGGTCGACGACGCCGCGGTCTTCCTCGCGCGGCTCACGGGCGGCGGGCTCGGGGTCTTCGAGGCCACGCGCTTCGCCTACGGTCGCAAGAACGCGATCCGCCTCGAGGTCAACGGCTCGCGCGGGTCCGTGGCGTTCGACTTCGAGGACATGAACGTCCTGCACTTCTTCGACGCGTCCGACGACCCGCAGGTCGCGGGCTTCCGGCGGATCGTCGTGACCGAGCCGCAGCACGCGTACATCGCGAGCTGGTGGCCCGCCGGGCACGGCCTCGGCTACGAGCACGCGTTCACGCACCAGGCCGTCGACCTGGTGCGCGACGTCGCGGCCGGCACCCAGCCCACCCCGTCCTTCGCGGACGGCCTCGCCGTCCAGCGGATCCTTCACGCCGTCGAGCGCAGTGCTGCGTCCGACAGCGACTGGCAGCAGGTCTAG